Within the Stenotrophomonas sp. 610A2 genome, the region GCCCGGGTCAAAGTTCGTAGAAATCGCGCAGCTGCCGGGTACGGTCCTGCGCGTGGGTGGTAAGACAGTGCATCTGCGCACCATTGCGCGATGTACCGTCGGCATTGAAGGCGTAGACCGCGTCGCAGTCCTTGTCGCGCAACTGGATCCAGGCGCGTTGCGCCTCAATCAATTGCTGCTCGGCAGCGCCGCAATGCGTGCAGCTGCCATCGGCGGCCTGCTGCTGTAGTTGGCGGCGGGCGAGCTTGTACGTGGTGTTCAAGACCGTATCAGCGTCGGTGGCGCGATCGGAGGCGCACAGGTCGCTCTCCATCGTGCTGGTGACGTTCGCACAGTCGATGCCTTCGGCAGCACGATCCAAGTTCTGCGCATGGGCAGCGGCCAGCGGCAGGCACGCCATGGCCATAGCCGACAGCAAGCGCGGTAGCGTGTTCACGCAGCCGCTCCCACGCGCGCCAGGGCAGCGTCCATCGCATAGCGGTAGCTGTCGGCGCCGAAGCCGCAGATCACGCCGATAGCTTTGTCGCTCAGGTAGCTGTGCTGGCGGAAGGGCTCGCGCGCATGCGGGTTGGACAGGTGGATCTCGATGAACGGAATTGCCACCCCGGCCAGCGCATCGCGCAGGGCCACCGAGGTATGAGTGAAGGCCGCGGGGTTGATCAGGATGAAAGCGGTTCCATCGGCACGCGCAGCCTGCACCCGGTCCACCAGCACATGCTCGGCGTTGGACTGCAGGTGTTCGCTCTGGTGCCCCTGCGCCTGTGCCTGTGCAGCGAGCGCAGCGTCGATCTGGGCCAAGGTGGTGTGGCCGTAGACGTCGGGCTCGCGTGTGCCCAGCAGGTTGAGGTTGGGGCCGTGAAGGACCAGCAGTTTTGCCATGTGCCAAGGGTCGGCGGGGAAGGGCGGCAGTGTGAGGGAAGCGGGGAATGCTGTCCAGTTCGGCGAAATTAGCAGTGTTTTAATCGTTTGTTTGAAATTTGGGGCTTTGCTGGGGCAGCCCGTGGTGCGGTGCTTCACGGCTGTCTTGGTAAATCTTGGAGACACCCGCAGCAGCCTGGCCAAGAGTAGTCCGCCTGCGCGATGCGCGGAACTTGCGGGGAAATGAGCGAAGTTGGGCCTTCCCCAAGACCCAAGACGACCAGAGCCCCTCTCCCGCCCGCGGGAGAGGGGTTGGGGTGAGGGCAGAGCGAAGCAGCAATCTTGGATTCCCAGGAAACCATCCGCAACTGGCTTTGAGCGATGAAGCCAAAGCTCCCCTCATCCGCCCCTTCGGGGCACCTCGCTCCGCGCCCCGGCCCCGCGTAGCACGCGGGGCGTACGAACAGTCACGTGCCTACGGCCCGTAAACGCCTGTTCTTAACCCCGTCAGCGGGAGAAGGGACGGCTGGCGTTCCCCGCCTCCCAGTAATCACCCATTAATAGACGACCGGTCTATTCGAAGTAAGCTCCACCCCATGAACCTCTCCCCAAAAGCCCAAGCCACCCGCCAGCACATCCTGGACACCGGCTACCGGCTCGTCCTGCAGAAGGGCTTTGCCGCCCTCGGCCTGCAGGAAATCCTCAAGGCCTGCGCCGTGCCCAAGGGCTCGTTCTATCACTACTTCGCGTCAAAGGAAGTGTTCGGCTGCGAGCTGCTGCAACAGTACGTAGACGGCTACGGGTGCAAGCTCGAGCAGCTGCTGGCCGAACCCGGCAACGGTCGCGAGCGGTTGATGCGCTACTGGGACGCCTGGGCGCGTGACCCGGCCGATCCGGCGCAGGGTTGGGCCGAAGAGTGCCTGGTGGTGAAGCTGGCCGCCGAGGTGTCCGACCTTTCCGAGGACATGCGTCGCGTGCTCGACAAGGGCGTGCAGCGTCTGCTGCAACGCATCGCCGCACTGGTCGAAGAAGGCCGCGCCGACGGCTCGCTGCCGAACGGCAAGCCCGCACTGGATGTCGCCCGCGTGCTGTACCAGATGTGGCTGGGTGCGGCCCTGCTGTCCAAGCTCAGCCAGGACCGTCTGCCGCTGCTGCAGGCCCGCGAAGCCACCGAACACCTGCTGTTGTGCGGCAACACCGTCGCACTTTCCACCCCCACCAATTGAAGGCAAAGCCATGAATGTTCTGTTCGTACTGACCTCGCACGACCAGCTCGGCGACACCGGGCACAAGACCGGCTTCTGGCTGGAGGAATTCGCCGCCCCGTACTACGTGTTCAAGGATGCCGGCGCCAACATCACCCTCGCATCGCCGGCTGGCGGACAACCGCCGCTGGACCCGCGCAGCGATGAGCCCGATGCACAGACTCCGGCCACCGACCGTTTCCGCAGCGACCGCGATGCACAGAAGCAGCTGGCCACCACGCTGCCGCTGAAGCAGATCGACGCCGCCCAGTTCGACGCGGTGTTCTACCCTGGCGGCCACGGTCCGCTGTGGGATCTGGCCCGCGATGCCGACTCCATTGCCCTGATCGAAACCTTTGATCGCGCCAACAAGCCGCTGGGGCTGGTCTGCCATGCCCCTGGCGCGCTGATCGCCGCACGCGCTGCCGACGGCAAGCCGCTGGTTGCCGGCCGCAAGGTCACCGGTTTTTCCAACAGCGAAGAAGACGCCATCGGCCTGAGCGCGGTGGTGCCCTTCCTGATCGAGGACGAGTTCACCCGCCTCGGCGGCAACTACAGCAAGGGCCCGGATTGGGCGCCTTACGTGCTCAACGACGGCCACCTCGTCACCGGCCAGAACCCGGCTAGCTCCGAAGCCGTGGCCAAAGCCTTGCTCGCACAACTGGCCTGAGCGCCATAACCCCGTAGCCCGGGTAAGCGAAGCGCACCCGGGAAACAAGCAGTCAACAAACGGTTCCACATCTGCTTTCAACCGACGTACCCAAAACACTCCCACAAGGAATCGGCAATGAAGATCTTCTACAAAACCCGCGCCACCGCCACCGGTGGTCGCGCCGGCCGTACCGCACTGGACGACGGCAGCCTCGCCCTCGATCTGGCCCTGCCGGGTTCCAACAAGGCAGGCGCAAACCCCGAGCAGCTGTTCGCCCTCGGCTACGCCGCCTGTTTCGACAACGCCCTGCCGGTCGCTGCCAAGCAGCTGCAGTTGCAGCCCGCCGGCACCGCCACCTCGGTGGAAGTGGGCATCGGCCAGACCGCCGAAGGCGGCTACGCACTGGATATCGACCTGCACGTTGAAGTGAAGGGCCTGGAACAAGCCGACGCCCAGCGTCTGGTCGAAGCCGCGCACAAGATCTGCCCGTACTCCAACGCCACGCGCGGCAATGTGGATGTGCGGCTGCATGTGACTGCGGCCTGATTCGAGATCAAAAGCCAAGTCAAAACCGGGGTCAGAGTGGAGTTTCGTTCCGAAACCCCACTCTGACCCCGGTTTTGACCCGCAACAGGAGACAACTATGCGCAGCGCCATCCACACCACCTTCGGTGAGCCAGCCGAAGTACTGGCCTTGGGCGACAGCCCCATCCCGCAGCCCGGCCCCGGCGAAGTCAGGATCAAAACCCTGCTCGCATCCATCCATAACCACGACCTGTGGACCGTGCGCGGCAAGTACGGCTACAAGCCCACCTTGCCAGCCATCGGCGGCAGCGAAGCAGTAGGCATCGTTGAGGCACTGGGCGAGGGTGTCGAAGGCATCACCATCGGCCAGCGCGTCATGGCCGCCTCGGTGCACGGCACCTGGGCCGAATACTTCATCGCACCCGCACGCATGGTCATCCCGGTACCGGACGGCATCGTCGATGAAGCCGCAGCACAGCTGATCGCCATGCCGCTGAGCGCGCTGATGCTGCTGGAATTCCTGCAGGCTGAGCCTGGCCAATGGATCGTGCAGAACACCGCCAACGGCGCCGTCGGCAAGACCCTGGCCATGCTGGCCGCCGCACGCGGCGTGCACGTGCTCGGGCTCGTACGTCGCGATGCGGGTGTCGACGAACTCAAGGCACTGGGCATCGACAACGTGCTGTCCACCACCCAGCCGGATTGGAAGGCGCGCGCACAGGCGTTGCTTGGCGACACACTGGCACACGCGGCAGTCGATTCCATCGGCGGTCAGGCCAGCGCGGATCTGGTGTCACTGCTAGGCGAAAACGGCACGCTGGTTTCGTTCGGCACCATGGCCGGCGAAGCCATGCAGATTCCCTCAGGCGACCTGATCTTCAAGCAGGCCACGGTGAAGGGTTTCTGGGGCAGCAAGGTCAGCCAGCAGATGTCGGTTGAGAACAAGCGTCGACTGGTAGGCGAGCTGCTGCAGCGCGTGCTGAGTGGCGAACTGGAACTGCCGGTGCAGGCGATCTACGGGTTGGGTGATGTTGCCGAAGCGGTGACGGCGAGCTTGTTGCCCGGACGCAAGGGCAAGGTGTTGTTGCGGCCCTGATGGTTGGTCAAAACCGGCAAAACCGGGGTCAGAGTGGGGTTTCGTTCCGAAACCCCACTCTGACCCCGGTTTTGCCCCGGTTCCCTGAAGGCCTCAGCGCTTCGAAGCAGCCGGAGTATACGGATCAGGCGTGCCCATTTTGATTGGGGGATATCTCTTGAGGCTGGCTTCCCAGTCGTACACCACCTTCATCATCGGCGTGGCGAGCCAGGACACCTTGACCCCGACATCGCGCTCTTCTTTAAGGTCGGTAAGCAGATTGATGATCTTGGGCTCCGCCAAGGTGACCGGTGGGTCATACATGTTTTCCTGCCAGATGAAATGCATCTTCCAGTCATGCCACTTCACTGCCGACAACCGGTCGGCGACATAGGCAGGAAAGCCCTCGCGGTTGGAATGCGGCTGCTTGCCCTCGAAGAACGCAAGCTGGTTGACGCCGTCAATGGCGCGATCGCTGGGTACTTTTGCGCCAGCTACTTCGGCCAGCGTGGGAAACACATCAACGATGTGCACGATATCGTTGCTGACCGTGCCGGCCGGAATCCTGCCCGGCCAGCGGATGATGAAAGGTGCACGCAGTGATGCTTCGGTTGCGGTGAAATAGGTGCCGCGCCACGGACCACTGTCGCCTTGCCATGGGTCGGTGGCCTCTGGGCCATTGTCGCTGGCGAAAACAACGATGGTGTTGTCCTCGATGCCTGCATCACGGATGGCATCGAGAATCTGGCCGGTGCGAGCATCCATCTCGGCCAGACAATCGGCCCAATCGCCATTACCGGTTTTGCCGACGAATTCCGGGTGGGGCAGTACCGGCATATGTACCATCGACGAGGAGACATAGGCGAAGAATGGCGTGCCTTCGCGCGCGTTCTTCTGGATGAAGGTCACGGCATGGTCGGTAATCTCGGCCTCCATTGTGCGCCGCGCCTGTAGATTCAAAATGCCAACCTGACGCGGCTTCTGACCCTTGCGGGCTTCGTAGATGGGTTCCGGGGCGACCACCTCGGAATTCCAGCCATGTCTGTTGCCAAACGAGGGCCACAAGCCGTCAGCTTCATTCTGCGCGGACCACATGGCTTCATCGTAGGTGCGCGGAATCCCATACCACTCATCGAAACCTTGCCCAGTCGGCAAGCGTGCTTCGGCGCTGCCGAGATGCCACTTGCCCCACATGCCGGTTTTATAGCCTTGCCCGGACAACAGCTCGGCAATGGTTATTTCCCACAGCGTCAAACCATCGGCTTGGCCGCCTACCGGCACCGCATAGGTGCCGGAGCGCATCGAGAAACGCCCGGTCATCAGCGCAGATCGGCTCGGTGAGCACTGTGCTTCAACGTTGAAGTTCAGCAGGCGCATGCCCTGGCCTGCCAGCGCATCGATCCTCGGCGTCGGCGCACCACGCAGAATGCCGCCGCCGTATACGCCAAGCTCGCCGTAGCCGAGGTTGTCGGCAAGAATGAAAACGATGTTGGGCTTGGCACTGTTGGCTGCCGGTGCCGTGCCCGCACACAGCGGCAGGGCGAGTGCGAGGCTGGAAACCAGCGCTCGGCGCATCACCGAGACCCTGTTCCAGTTTGATGGGTTCAAGCGCTGCGGCTCGGTCGCCATGGCTCACCTCGAAGTGAAATATGCGGCATGAGTCGCTGCGGGAGCTTTCAGCACGTCGCGACATTCAGTCTAGGAATTTCCAGTGCCGCGTATCTAAGTAATGAGACTTGCGTGCGAACAGTATTTCTACTGACGGAACTCGGAGCGAGGTTCAAAACCGGATCAAAACCGGCAAAACCGGGGTCAGAGTGGGGTTTCGTTCCGAAACCCCACTCTGACCCCGGTTTTGCCGGTTTTGATCCGGTTTTGCCGTTATCCCCGAAACCGCTCAAGAACCCCACCCGGATAATCCCGCTGAAACGGCAAATCCTTGCGGTGCGCATAACCGATATAGCAATCACAACGCTGGTTCGGGCAGCCGCGCGGACGCAGCTGGGCCGCAAAGCTGCCGTCATAAAGATTGCCCAGTGGCTCGGCGACGAAGTGGCAGCGTTTGACGTTGCCGTCGCCATCCACTGACACCACGTTCTCGCCGGTGAAGCAGGGCGCGCCGAGGCTTGCCGAGGGTTCGAGGTTGAACAGGAAGTGCGGGTCCACGCGTTGCAGCTGTTGAATCTCGGCATCGCTGTAGTAACCGGCAGGGCGCTCATCGTAGGCGTTGATCCACATCGGCACGTTGTCTGGCAGCTCCTCGCGCAGCAATTGGATCTCTTCCAGATGTTCACGCATCGCCACCATGCCAACCGTGTAACGCACGCCGCGCCGCGCCAGTTCATTGCAGCGGGCCAAGAAGGCGGCGCGGGTTACCTGTCCCGGGTGGTAGGTGCACCACAGCGCGAAGCTGTCGAGATTGACCTCATCCAGCCAGCGCGTGCCGATGCACAGGTTGGTCTGTATCACCACGCGACGGACATGCGGCATATGGCTCAGCTGCACCATCGCCTCGCGGTAGTGGCGGCGCACCAATCCCTCGCCCCACGGCGTGAACAGCACCGACAACTCCATCGTCTGCCGCTCCGCCCAGTCGACGAAGCGCGCAAGGTCCTCGGCGTCGCGGCGCAGGGCGGCGCGGGTGTCGTAGGTCTTGGCGAAGGGGCAGTACGGGCAGTCGTAGTTGCAACTGCTCAGCCGCCCGCGATAGAGGATGGAAAGATGCATGCGCGGCTCAATCCAATTGATAGTCGCGCATGCGCTCGGCCACGCCCGCGGAGATCAGCCAAGGGCCGATGGTGTCGGCGCGGGCAAGACCAGTGTCGTTCAAGGCAACCAGTGCATCCTCGCGCGTGGCCAGGCCCTGCTCGAACAGCTCATCCAGCTGCGGCAGGTCGTCGAAACACTCCGTGCCGAAGCGCTCACGGTATTGCGCAAGATCCAGGCCCGGCTGCGCCAGCAGTGACTGGATGACGAAGCGGCGACGGCGCTCGTCCTCATCCAACCGCACGCCGTAGTCGATGCGGGCGAAAGAGGCCTCATCGCGTTCCAGGTAATGCGCAAGAATATCCGCCACCGAGCGGCGGCTGACACCGTATTCGCTGGAGTAGTGCAGGCCGCTGGTATACGAGCGGGCGCCGCAGCCGATGCCAACCATGCCGTCGCTCTGGCAGCAGTACGCCGGCCCACCGGAATCCGGCGCGTTGGCCGCGCGGAACATGCGCATCGATACCTGCTCATAGCCCGCGGCCAGCAGACGCTCGCGGCCGGCGTCATATAGCGCCAGGCGGTTGTCCACCGATTCGGGATGAATGACGAACGAGCGCTTGCCGCCTTCCTTCGCACCGATGCGATCCAGCCCGGTATGCGGGCGCACGTATAGCGGATAGAGGTAAAGCTCTTCCGGCTGGAAGGCGAGGGCGCTGTCGATCGAGGTCAGGAAGCTGGCCACGGTCTGCCCGGCGATGCCGTAGATCAGGTCCAGGTTGAGCGTTGGAATGCCGGCTGCACGAATCTGCGCGATGGCTTCCTCGACCACCGCGCGTTGCTGCGGCCGCACCAGCGAGCGCACTTCCGCATCGCTGAAGCTCTGGATGCCCATGCTGACGCGGTCGATGCCGGCGTCGCGGCAGATTTTCATCTTCGCCGCGTCCACGGTTTCCGGCGATACCTCGATGCCTGCGGGAATCGAATGCAGGTCGATATTGGCGTGGCGCTGCACGAAGTCGAACAGCCGCTGCAGTTGCGGCGCATCCAGATAGGTAGGCGTGCCGCCGCCCAGCGCGAAGCGCACGAAGCGGTGTTCACCCAGAGCTTCGGCTGTCACCCGCAACTGCTTCTCCATCTGCGCCAGATAGGCTTCCACCTGTGCCGGCGCTGGCCGCGCCATTGCGAACAGATTGCAGAAGCCGCAGCGGTAGCTGCAGAACGGCACGTGCAGGTACAGGAACAACGCATCACGCGGTTCACTCGCCCAGGCATCGGCAAGCAGCGGCGGCTGGGTGATAGGCCGGTACGCGGACTTGTGCGGGTAGGAGTAGGAATAGGCCTGGTAGGGCTCGAGCCGCAGCAGCTCTGACAAACGATGGACGGTCATGGGCTCAACACAAAATGCGCATAGGGGACGTTCATCACCGTCTCGTGGGCGAGGCGGTGGCCGTGGAAGCCATCCTCACCGTAAGCGGTGCCATGGTCGGAACAGATGATCACGAAGGCCGGCCCACGCGCGCGCAAGGCCGCGAACAGCGCCGCCAACTCGCCATCAACGTAGCGCAGTGCGGCGCAGTGGCTGTCCAGTCCATCCGCGTCGCAGCCAGGCTGGTAATGCCGGTTCGGCTGGTGGATGGCCGAGACATTGATGAAGAGGAAGCAGCGCTGCTCGCCCGCTGCCTGCAGGCGCTCGCAGGCCAGTGCCACCTGGCGCTCGGTGGAGTCGATCGCGGTCACGCCGAGCTCGGGCTGCCAGTGGCTTTCCTCGAACAGGCCTGGCAGTTGCGAGCCCAGCGCATTGCGGCGGTTGAAGAAGCCAACGCCGCCAATGCAGATGGTGCGGTAACCCTGATCACGGAAGCCGCCGACGATATCGGCACGGCCGGAGAACACGAACGTCTCCGGCACGATGGTCTCGCTGCCTTCAAACTCCAGCGCGAACAGGCGCGGATGCGGCCCTGGCAGCGCAGGCGTGGGCAGGAAGCCGGCAAAGAACGCCGAGTGCGCCGCATAGGTGAAGCTGCCCGGCGTATGCCGCAGCTCCCAGCCATCGGCCGGCAGGTGCGGCGCAAGCACCGGCAGCTCGCCGCGCTCGAAGCAGCGCTGGGCCGCATCGAAGCGCAGCGCGTCCAGGGTGATCATCACCACGTCATGGCTGCCGACGATGCGGTGCATGTCGGGCAAGCGGGTCTCAAGCATGGGCGTACTCGTTGATGGCAGAACGCGCAGGCGCCAACAACGCCTGGTCTTCATAAGTGGTGCGCCCGGCATGGCGCAGGTCCAGCAGCAGGTCGCCGAAGCCATTGGCTTCCAGCACCCAGCTACGCGTGCCGCGCACGATCAGGTCGAAGCCGATCATGCGGCTGGCGGGGAATGCAGCCGCGGCCTTCACCGTGGCAGCTTGCAGATGGCGGATGGCGTCGGCATCCAGCAGTGCTTCCAGTTGCGTGCGCGCATTGCCCAGGTGCAGGTTGGTCAGCGCGCCCGCGCTCATCCGCGCCACCCGCTGCCGTGGCTGGCCATCGAGTGCGACCACGCGCACGTCATAGCGGCGGCCATCGCTACCCGGCACGGTGGGCTTGGGAATCCAGCGCTCGATGTAGGCGCCTTGCTCGGCAAGCAGGTCCACCAACCGTGCGATATCGCCGTGCCGGTCGTACCGACGCTGCCGCAGCGAATTGAAAACCCGCCAGCGGCCGTCCTGTTCCACGAGCTCCGCCGAACCATAGGCCACCTCGCGTCCATCGCGGTTGCGCGCGTAAGCCAGCACGCCAGCACCGGACGAACCGTAACGGGCCTTGATGAAGACACGCTCGCAGGCCGCATCGCGCAGCCGTGTGCACAGATCCTCGTAGCCGCTGATCGCCCCAAACAAAGGCGGTACTGCCACGCCTGCATCGGCCAGCAGGTGCTGGCAGCGGAGCTTGTCCGACATGCAGGCAAGATCGGCCGGTGCATTGAGGTAACGCGGCCCCGCCGGAAGCGACGCCAGCACATCGGCAAAGCCGGCATACCAGAACTGCTGATGCACCAGCTCACCATGCGCGGCAGGCAAGGGCGCATCGCCAGCAGCGCCGGACAGCTCCCAGCCACGCAGCACCAAGGCCTGATGCAGCGCAGGCGCTTCGCCGGGTGACTCCAGTTTGACGATGGCATCGGGCGCCTGCGCGAGTGCCTCAAGCAGGCGCGCAGGCTCGGCGAGCAGGGTTTCGTAATCGAACACATGCGCGGCAGGCGCACCCTGATCGTGCAGGGCACGCTGCAGCCACCCGATACGGCGGCTGCCGCGCGGGCCGATCAACAGCCAATTGGCCATCTTCGCCTTACTCGGACACCGCCACGTAGCGGTCGCCGTCGTCTTCTTCTTCCGGATCGTCCAGCACCACCGTGCACGGCAGCGCTTGCAGCTTCTGCTGCCAGGCCTCGGAAATGTAGTGGTGGCTCAGGTCGATGCGCTGCAGGCTGCCCAGGTTCGGGCTCTCGCACAGCGCCTGCGCGCCGACGTCGCCGATGGTGCCCAGCGACAGGTCCAGCGTCTGCAGCGTGCCCAGCCACGGCTCACCGGCCAGCCACACCGCCAGCTCGTCGCTGATCATGGCGTTGCGCAGGCCCAGGTAATGCAGGCGCTCCGGCCCGATCGCCAACAACAATCGCTGGTAGACCGCCACATCGCCATCGAAGCCATAACCATCATCGCCAAGCCACAGCTCAAGATGGCGCAGGGCCGGCAGCGTGGAGTTGGCGATGGCGATTACGATCTCGTTCGGCAGGCCACCGCTCTCGATCGCCAGTTCCTGCAGCGACGCATGCGTGAAGGGCTGCAGCTCAAGCTCGGAGGTGCCACGGATACGCAGCGACTCCAGGCCCGGGAAGGCTTCCAGCAGCGGGTTGTAGGAGATCTGGTTGATCCACGACATCTCGCAGTCTTCGTAGGTCATGTCGCCCACGAACAGCGCCTTCAGGTTGCCCAGCTCGGCACGGCGCGCAATCAGCCCATCGATCAGGCCCTGCGGGCCGTCACTGGAAGCCTCATCCCATGCGCCGATGACCAGCACTTCAATCGACTTCGGATCAACCTGCTCGAAGAAATTGGCCAGCAGTTCCTCCTGGCTCTCGTCGCTGTCGTATTCCTGCATCAAGCGGTAAGCGACATCGCCGGCTACGGCCGAGCCACCCATCTTGAAGTCAACGACTTTCTTGCCACGATAAACCTGCGTGTATTCGCCAATGGTCACGGTACGTCCTTGCCGGAATGGTGCCGTAGCATAACCGAGAGGATGCGAATGCTGGCAGCAATGCATCACGTTCGATGGAAGGCATACAGCCTTCGCCATTCCGTAACGATGCTGTGCTAACGCAGCAAGCAAGCGCAAACAAGTAAGCGGAAGAACCAAGCGAAGCCAGCTCAACCCCCTCCCTTGCGCGCAGCGCAGGGGAGGGCTGGGGAGGGATGCTCTTCGCAGCAAGCCAGCAGCGCAAACATTCCCAGCTTCGCGGCTCACGCCGCTCCTACAAAAGCGCGCCAGCCACGCAGCGGCGACAAGCGAAGCCAGCTTCAACCCCCTCCCTTGCGCAAAGCGCAGGGGAGGGCCGGGGAGGGGTGCTCTTCGCAACAAACCAACACCTCAAGCACCCCAGCTTCGCAGCTAACGCAGCTCCCACAAAACCAAACAACCAGCTTCAGACCTACATCGAACTACAAACAGCCACATAATTCCCCTGGCTGATATTCAAATACTTGACCCCGTTGTAGTACTTGTACCCAACCCCCATAACCCGATGCCCACTCTCGGTAGGGAACACCACAAACTCATACTCATCCCCAAACAGCGGATCAGCAGGCGTAAAGCTCAGATTGACCTTGTCGCCAAGATCATCGTGCTTCCGCTTCCAGGTCATCTTCCCCTGCAAGTCCTCGCCTAGCAGCTTCACCTGTGCCCGCTGCGTCTTGGTGTCCCAGGAGATCAATTCCGGGCCAATTGAATCACCCTCGATCTTGCAGATGGTCGTCTCGGCAAAAGCCGGCGCAGCAACGCCCAACA harbors:
- a CDS encoding type 1 glutamine amidotransferase domain-containing protein, encoding MNVLFVLTSHDQLGDTGHKTGFWLEEFAAPYYVFKDAGANITLASPAGGQPPLDPRSDEPDAQTPATDRFRSDRDAQKQLATTLPLKQIDAAQFDAVFYPGGHGPLWDLARDADSIALIETFDRANKPLGLVCHAPGALIAARAADGKPLVAGRKVTGFSNSEEDAIGLSAVVPFLIEDEFTRLGGNYSKGPDWAPYVLNDGHLVTGQNPASSEAVAKALLAQLA
- a CDS encoding STM4012 family radical SAM protein; its protein translation is MTVHRLSELLRLEPYQAYSYSYPHKSAYRPITQPPLLADAWASEPRDALFLYLHVPFCSYRCGFCNLFAMARPAPAQVEAYLAQMEKQLRVTAEALGEHRFVRFALGGGTPTYLDAPQLQRLFDFVQRHANIDLHSIPAGIEVSPETVDAAKMKICRDAGIDRVSMGIQSFSDAEVRSLVRPQQRAVVEEAIAQIRAAGIPTLNLDLIYGIAGQTVASFLTSIDSALAFQPEELYLYPLYVRPHTGLDRIGAKEGGKRSFVIHPESVDNRLALYDAGRERLLAAGYEQVSMRMFRAANAPDSGGPAYCCQSDGMVGIGCGARSYTSGLHYSSEYGVSRRSVADILAHYLERDEASFARIDYGVRLDEDERRRRFVIQSLLAQPGLDLAQYRERFGTECFDDLPQLDELFEQGLATREDALVALNDTGLARADTIGPWLISAGVAERMRDYQLD
- a CDS encoding organic hydroperoxide resistance protein, which produces MKIFYKTRATATGGRAGRTALDDGSLALDLALPGSNKAGANPEQLFALGYAACFDNALPVAAKQLQLQPAGTATSVEVGIGQTAEGGYALDIDLHVEVKGLEQADAQRLVEAAHKICPYSNATRGNVDVRLHVTAA
- a CDS encoding STM4013/SEN3800 family hydrolase; amino-acid sequence: MLETRLPDMHRIVGSHDVVMITLDALRFDAAQRCFERGELPVLAPHLPADGWELRHTPGSFTYAAHSAFFAGFLPTPALPGPHPRLFALEFEGSETIVPETFVFSGRADIVGGFRDQGYRTICIGGVGFFNRRNALGSQLPGLFEESHWQPELGVTAIDSTERQVALACERLQAAGEQRCFLFINVSAIHQPNRHYQPGCDADGLDSHCAALRYVDGELAALFAALRARGPAFVIICSDHGTAYGEDGFHGHRLAHETVMNVPYAHFVLSP
- a CDS encoding TetR/AcrR family transcriptional regulator, which codes for MNLSPKAQATRQHILDTGYRLVLQKGFAALGLQEILKACAVPKGSFYHYFASKEVFGCELLQQYVDGYGCKLEQLLAEPGNGRERLMRYWDAWARDPADPAQGWAEECLVVKLAAEVSDLSEDMRRVLDKGVQRLLQRIAALVEEGRADGSLPNGKPALDVARVLYQMWLGAALLSKLSQDRLPLLQAREATEHLLLCGNTVALSTPTN
- a CDS encoding STM4014 family protein — translated: MIGPRGSRRIGWLQRALHDQGAPAAHVFDYETLLAEPARLLEALAQAPDAIVKLESPGEAPALHQALVLRGWELSGAAGDAPLPAAHGELVHQQFWYAGFADVLASLPAGPRYLNAPADLACMSDKLRCQHLLADAGVAVPPLFGAISGYEDLCTRLRDAACERVFIKARYGSSGAGVLAYARNRDGREVAYGSAELVEQDGRWRVFNSLRQRRYDRHGDIARLVDLLAEQGAYIERWIPKPTVPGSDGRRYDVRVVALDGQPRQRVARMSAGALTNLHLGNARTQLEALLDADAIRHLQAATVKAAAAFPASRMIGFDLIVRGTRSWVLEANGFGDLLLDLRHAGRTTYEDQALLAPARSAINEYAHA
- a CDS encoding STM4011 family radical SAM protein, whose protein sequence is MHLSILYRGRLSSCNYDCPYCPFAKTYDTRAALRRDAEDLARFVDWAERQTMELSVLFTPWGEGLVRRHYREAMVQLSHMPHVRRVVIQTNLCIGTRWLDEVNLDSFALWCTYHPGQVTRAAFLARCNELARRGVRYTVGMVAMREHLEEIQLLREELPDNVPMWINAYDERPAGYYSDAEIQQLQRVDPHFLFNLEPSASLGAPCFTGENVVSVDGDGNVKRCHFVAEPLGNLYDGSFAAQLRPRGCPNQRCDCYIGYAHRKDLPFQRDYPGGVLERFRG
- a CDS encoding zinc-binding dehydrogenase, which codes for MRSAIHTTFGEPAEVLALGDSPIPQPGPGEVRIKTLLASIHNHDLWTVRGKYGYKPTLPAIGGSEAVGIVEALGEGVEGITIGQRVMAASVHGTWAEYFIAPARMVIPVPDGIVDEAAAQLIAMPLSALMLLEFLQAEPGQWIVQNTANGAVGKTLAMLAAARGVHVLGLVRRDAGVDELKALGIDNVLSTTQPDWKARAQALLGDTLAHAAVDSIGGQASADLVSLLGENGTLVSFGTMAGEAMQIPSGDLIFKQATVKGFWGSKVSQQMSVENKRRLVGELLQRVLSGELELPVQAIYGLGDVAEAVTASLLPGRKGKVLLRP
- a CDS encoding arylsulfatase, which translates into the protein MRRALVSSLALALPLCAGTAPAANSAKPNIVFILADNLGYGELGVYGGGILRGAPTPRIDALAGQGMRLLNFNVEAQCSPSRSALMTGRFSMRSGTYAVPVGGQADGLTLWEITIAELLSGQGYKTGMWGKWHLGSAEARLPTGQGFDEWYGIPRTYDEAMWSAQNEADGLWPSFGNRHGWNSEVVAPEPIYEARKGQKPRQVGILNLQARRTMEAEITDHAVTFIQKNAREGTPFFAYVSSSMVHMPVLPHPEFVGKTGNGDWADCLAEMDARTGQILDAIRDAGIEDNTIVVFASDNGPEATDPWQGDSGPWRGTYFTATEASLRAPFIIRWPGRIPAGTVSNDIVHIVDVFPTLAEVAGAKVPSDRAIDGVNQLAFFEGKQPHSNREGFPAYVADRLSAVKWHDWKMHFIWQENMYDPPVTLAEPKIINLLTDLKEERDVGVKVSWLATPMMKVVYDWEASLKRYPPIKMGTPDPYTPAASKR
- the aroQ gene encoding type II 3-dehydroquinate dehydratase, whose translation is MAKLLVLHGPNLNLLGTREPDVYGHTTLAQIDAALAAQAQAQGHQSEHLQSNAEHVLVDRVQAARADGTAFILINPAAFTHTSVALRDALAGVAIPFIEIHLSNPHAREPFRQHSYLSDKAIGVICGFGADSYRYAMDAALARVGAAA
- a CDS encoding lysozyme inhibitor LprI family protein, which translates into the protein MNTLPRLLSAMAMACLPLAAAHAQNLDRAAEGIDCANVTSTMESDLCASDRATDADTVLNTTYKLARRQLQQQAADGSCTHCGAAEQQLIEAQRAWIQLRDKDCDAVYAFNADGTSRNGAQMHCLTTHAQDRTRQLRDFYEL